The Phoenix dactylifera cultivar Barhee BC4 chromosome 15, palm_55x_up_171113_PBpolish2nd_filt_p, whole genome shotgun sequence genome contains a region encoding:
- the LOC103705822 gene encoding E3 ubiquitin-protein ligase RHA2A-like, which yields MGLPNRLHDASSDSIPILLVVAAAGWVSYFRSLLLCLLHSLGLLRLHPSSAAADDPLFSAAGSGLAGLVVVASSGRPFAYEALRSAAAEGEREDPACVVCLCELADGDRVRRLACCHVFHSECLDGWFDQMNLNCPLCRSPLAAEERRADADRRIGAELVAWLSPC from the coding sequence ATGGGGCTCCCGAACCGACTCCACGACGCCTCCAGCGACTCCATCCCGATCCTCCTCGTCGTGGCGGCCGCCGGGTGGGTCTCCTACTTCCgctccctcctcctctgcctcctccaCTCCCTCGGCCTCCTACGCCTCCATCCCTCCTCCGCCGCGGCCGACGATCCCCTCTTCTCCGCTGCCGGCTCCGGCCTCGCCGGACTCGTCGTCGTGGCCTCCTCCGGACGCCCCTTCGCCTACGAGGCCTTGCGGTCGGCGGCCGCGGAGGGGGAGCGAGAGGACCCGGCCTGCGTGGTGTGCCTCTGCGAGCTCGCCGACGGCGACCGGGTTCGCCGGCTGGCGTGCTGCCATGTGTTCCACAGCGAGTGCCTCGACGGGTGGTTCGACCAGATGAATCTCAATTGTCCTCTCTGCCGGTCGCCGCTGGCGGCGGAGGAGCGTCGGGCCGACGCCGACCGCCGGATCGGGGCGGAGCTCGTCGCCTGGCTCTCCCCCTGTTGA
- the LOC103705825 gene encoding U-box domain-containing protein 4-like has translation MASSEARVSGEGSVDVGVERGEAAAAAAQGIMERIRSEDVECRIQAAREIRRLTKTSSKHRRQLSGAVEPLISMLMSGDPESGETAILALLNLAVKDERNKIKIVDAGALEPLIGFLQSTNLSLQEYATAAVLTLSASSLNKPTISAAGAIPLLVKILRDGNPQAKIDAVMALYNLSTIPVNLGTLLSVRSIASLINLLKSCKKSSKTAEKCSALLESLVTFDEGRTALTAEEGGVLTLVEVLEEGSPQSREHAVGALLKMCESDRCRYREVILGEGVIPGLLELSVQGTPKSQSKARALLQLLRNSPYSRSELQADTLENIVSNIASEIDGDDCTGKAKKMLAEMVQVSREQSWRHLQRRASMRAPTGLSLGNCPSEVPSK, from the exons ATGGCGTCGTCGGAGGCTCGGGTCTCCGGCGAGGGTTCCGTCGATGTGGGCGTGGAGAggggggaggcggcggcggcggcggcgcagGGGATCATGGAGCGGATCCGATCGGAGGACGTGGAGTGCCGGATCCAGGCGGCGAGGGAGATCCGGCGGCTGACGAAGACGTCGTCGAAGCACCGGCGGCAGCTCTCCGGTGCCGTAGAGCCCCTCATATCGATGCTCATGTCTGGGGACCCGGAGTCCGGCGAGACCGCCATACTTGCCCTTCTGAATCTTGCCGTCAAGGACGAAAG GAACAAGATAAAGATAGTGGATGCTGGTGCACTTGAGCCACTTATTGGATTCCTGCAGTCAACAAATCTAAGCTTACAGGAGTATGCCACTGCTGCTGTCCTTACCCTCTCTGCTTCTTCCTTAAACAAACCCACTATTAGTGCTGCTGGTGCCATTCCCCTCCTTGTCAAAATCCTTAGAGATGGAAACCCACAAGCCAAGATTGATGCTGTTATGGCTCTCTACAATCTCTCCACAATTCCAGTTAATCTCGGCACCCTCCTCTCAGTCCGATCTATTGCCTCTCTGATCAACTTGTTGAAGAGCTGCAAGAAATCCTCTAAAACAGCTGAAAAATGCAGTGCCCTTTTGGAATCATTGGTGACCTTCGATGAGGGGAGGACTGCTTTGACAGCTGAGGAAGGTGGAGTTCTCACGTTAGTTGAAGTTCTCGAGGAAGGCTCTCCCCAAAGTAGGGAGCATGCGGTAGGAGCCCTCCTGAAAATGTGTGAAAGTGATCGCTGTCGATATAGAGAAGTAATTCTTGGAGAAGGTGTGATTCCTGGTCTTCTCGAGCTCTCTGTTCAGGGGACACCCAAGTCTCAATCAAAAGCTCGTGCACTCCTACAGTTACTGAGGAACTCCCCATATTCAAGGTCGGAATTGCAGGCAGACACTCTCGAGAACATAGTGAGTAACATTGCCTCTGAGATAGACGGCGACGATTGTACAGGTAAGGCGAAGAAGATGCTGGCTGAGATGGTGCAGGTAAGTAGGGAGCAGAGCTGGAGGCATTTGCAGCGAAGGGCCTCCATGCGCGCTCCAACCGGGCTGTCTCTTGGCAACTGCCCTTCTGAAGTCCCATCAAAATGA
- the LOC103705871 gene encoding probable aquaporin NIP-type: MTSSSNSNMEEITKVENGSRDWDSGFCSAAMVNVTQKLIAEAIGTFFVVFAGCGSVIVNKMYGEVTFPGICITWGLIVMVMVYSVGHISGAHFNPAVTITFAVFRRFPLKQVPFYILAQVIGSILGSGALYLLLSPEAEHFYGTTPVGSPIQSFAFEIIISFSLMFVISGVATDTRAIGELAGIAVGSTIVINVFIAGPISGASMNPARTLGPAIIMNNYKAIWVYILGPILGTLAGGFTYNLIRFTDKPLREITKSSSFLGSMTRK; this comes from the exons ATGACTTCGTCATCCAATAGCAACATGGAAGAGATCACCAAGGTGGAAAATGGCAGCCGCGACTGGGATTCAGGATTTTGTTCTGCCGCAATGGTGAATGTCACACAAAAG TTGATTGCGGAGGCCATTGGAACGTTTTTCGTGGTCTTTGCCGGGTGTGGATCGGTGATTGTGAACAAGATGTATGGTGAAGTGACATTTCCAGGGATTTGCATTACATGGGGTTTAATTGTTATGGTGATGGTATACTCGGTTGGTCACATTTCTGGAGCTCATTTTAATCCTGCTGTCACCATTACCTTCGCAGTTTTTAGGCGATTCCCTTTGAAACAG GTGCCTTTTTATATCCTTGCACAAGTAATTGGGTCCATCCTTGGAAGTGGAGCATTATATCTGCTACTGAGTCCAGAGGCTGAACACTTCTATGGAACAACTCCAGTTGGATCACCAATTCAATCTTTTGCCTTTGAGATTATTATATCTTTTAGCTTGATGTTTGTCATATCAGGCGTCGCAACAGACACTAGAGCA ATAGGGGAGTTAGCAGGAATTGCTGTTGGATCCACTATAGTTATAAATGTCTTCATTGCAGG GCCAATATCAGGAGCATCAATGAACCCTGCAAGGACCCTAGGACCAGCCATAATCATGAATAACTACAAGGCAATTTGGGTCTATATTCTTGGACCCATACTGGGGACTTTAGCTGGAGGTTTTACTTATAATCTAATTAGATTCACAGATAAACCGCTGCGAGAGATAACAAAGAGCTCTTCATTTCTCGGGAGCATGACTAGGAAGTAA